Proteins encoded in a region of the Candidatus Zixiibacteriota bacterium genome:
- a CDS encoding TIGR03936 family radical SAM-associated protein produces MPSSAADSQSGRTGESPFRFAGPASPADDAFFYHILKPGRYLGREFGIAPRSHGRSVALVYPGSYEAMFADAGWRRVSVQLASTEGIDCMRAFDYGPDLWIKIAETQCAPFAIDGRRDLLTVDEIVFWAADVLAAARIPSVMRKIGRPRHARLGVITSGSWAPRFLIGHADWVASSQGGWLSTSIIELLRGASNVPSDVCDARDAALWDKYWDGRRPFPEPSTTPQRYTAPVLSKVDIGEDCVDVDLERVNTHGQLECRSQTALVSDAHSGLRASGVDGLRFCTVGDGDAATLAAALTDLGRVFNTRTVRAQWPAVCVDDFNTYWSGIKPHLIKPSFPLLLAHDSDIAGLQNAGHRALNAGWQSLALVMRFASFAEAIALIEPARAIIESWAQSANGFADRRSLRLHFDPAEISEWTDAPNVPGEDDWRGIVAEFRHFCEAMSRPASCKRFGLDQIIVRNLLAVSGPKIWEPLALLDLPDREEPEIPPFDWLSWYRSQSGMSTVPESQFSRIAPCPKPLPHSEDREETHIADVGESSIESFGRRKRRAALTRRLAAPLRMRMRVRWSKDGSWRLYSHLDMVRIIEQSIRRAGIPAAYSEGFHPRLRVSYGPPLPFGMTSDAEYFDIILNEDCDDSHAAALRDVMPEGISMVEHRAMPTNMPSLSESINEQEFSALLPLDANVAAQLVGAFQAAPRVEWRRPDRPERKPVDPRRSLRKISLEPVAEGIEWVQHVTIGGEGSIRPADWAVLLFGLSPEQLAQTILCRRNLICRRGTQAKSPFEIV; encoded by the coding sequence ATGCCGTCGTCCGCCGCCGACTCCCAAAGTGGGCGAACGGGGGAATCGCCGTTTCGATTCGCCGGCCCCGCCTCGCCTGCTGACGACGCCTTTTTCTATCACATCCTCAAACCCGGCCGTTACCTCGGCCGTGAATTCGGCATCGCGCCGCGGTCGCACGGACGGTCGGTTGCGTTGGTGTATCCCGGTTCGTACGAGGCGATGTTCGCCGACGCGGGTTGGCGCCGGGTCAGTGTCCAATTGGCGTCAACAGAGGGCATCGACTGCATGCGCGCATTCGACTATGGTCCCGATCTGTGGATCAAGATTGCCGAGACCCAGTGCGCGCCCTTCGCTATCGATGGGCGCCGCGATCTCCTCACCGTCGACGAAATCGTCTTTTGGGCCGCCGACGTATTGGCGGCAGCACGCATCCCATCGGTCATGCGCAAAATCGGGCGGCCACGGCACGCGCGGCTGGGTGTCATCACGTCGGGAAGCTGGGCGCCCCGATTCCTGATCGGGCATGCCGATTGGGTCGCGTCCAGTCAGGGTGGTTGGCTCTCGACATCGATCATCGAACTGTTGCGGGGTGCATCGAACGTTCCCTCGGATGTTTGCGACGCCCGTGACGCTGCGCTATGGGACAAGTATTGGGATGGTCGGCGTCCCTTTCCCGAACCGAGTACGACGCCACAGCGGTACACCGCGCCCGTCCTGTCCAAAGTCGACATCGGGGAGGATTGCGTCGACGTGGACCTGGAGCGCGTCAACACGCATGGCCAATTGGAATGCCGCTCTCAGACCGCACTCGTGTCGGATGCGCACAGCGGATTGCGCGCCAGTGGTGTTGACGGTCTGCGGTTTTGCACTGTCGGCGACGGTGATGCGGCAACGCTCGCCGCGGCACTGACCGACCTCGGACGGGTATTCAACACACGCACGGTTCGTGCCCAGTGGCCCGCCGTATGCGTCGATGACTTCAACACGTACTGGTCGGGCATCAAGCCGCACTTGATAAAGCCCTCATTCCCGCTGCTGCTGGCGCACGATTCTGATATTGCCGGTTTGCAGAACGCCGGTCATCGGGCGCTGAACGCCGGATGGCAGTCGCTCGCGCTGGTCATGCGGTTTGCTTCCTTCGCCGAGGCGATTGCGCTCATCGAACCCGCTCGGGCGATAATCGAATCGTGGGCCCAATCAGCGAATGGTTTTGCCGACCGCCGCTCGTTGCGCCTGCACTTCGATCCGGCGGAAATCAGCGAGTGGACCGACGCACCGAATGTTCCCGGAGAGGACGATTGGCGCGGGATCGTCGCCGAATTCCGGCATTTCTGTGAGGCGATGTCGCGCCCGGCGTCTTGCAAACGTTTCGGCCTGGATCAGATCATCGTGCGCAACCTCCTGGCTGTGTCGGGACCGAAAATCTGGGAACCATTAGCGCTGCTCGACCTGCCCGACCGGGAAGAGCCCGAAATCCCGCCATTCGACTGGCTCTCGTGGTATCGCAGCCAGTCGGGGATGTCGACCGTGCCGGAGTCGCAGTTCTCCCGCATCGCGCCCTGTCCGAAGCCGCTGCCGCATTCTGAGGATCGCGAGGAAACTCATATCGCAGACGTCGGCGAGTCGTCGATCGAGTCCTTCGGGCGGCGCAAACGGCGCGCGGCGCTCACGCGACGGCTGGCGGCACCATTGCGCATGCGCATGAGAGTCCGATGGTCCAAAGACGGATCGTGGCGGTTGTATTCGCATCTGGACATGGTGCGCATCATCGAGCAGTCGATCCGTCGCGCCGGCATCCCGGCGGCGTATTCGGAGGGATTTCACCCGCGTCTCAGAGTGTCGTACGGCCCGCCGTTGCCGTTCGGGATGACCTCCGACGCGGAATACTTCGATATCATTCTGAATGAAGATTGCGATGATTCGCATGCCGCGGCGTTGCGCGACGTCATGCCCGAGGGCATATCCATGGTCGAACACCGTGCCATGCCGACAAACATGCCGTCACTATCCGAGTCGATCAACGAGCAGGAGTTTTCGGCGTTGTTACCGCTTGATGCAAATGTCGCCGCACAGTTGGTCGGTGCGTTCCAAGCCGCGCCACGGGTGGAGTGGCGTCGCCCCGACCGTCCCGAGCGCAAGCCAGTCGACCCCCGACGCTCGTTGCGTAAAATCAGCCTTGAGCCGGTCGCTGAAGGCATCGAGTGGGTGCAGCACGTCACGATCGGGGGTGAGGGTTCGATCCGTCCCGCCGATTGGGCGGTCTTGTTGTTTGGACTGTCACCCGAACAGCTCGCGCAGACGATCCTGTGCCGCCGAAACCTCATCTGCCGACGCGGCACACAGGCAAAGTCGCCATTTGAAATCGTCTAA
- the hutI gene encoding imidazolonepropionase gives MIRADLVIYGARQLVTLADVTVPPGPRRGHDLAELSVIEQGALAARDGKIVWIGPADALPRQVSQLSGCGVFDATGHVVTPGLVDPHTHLVFARGRAVEFSQRAAGKSYSEIAQAGGGIARSVADLRAGAFDELCRNAGKIASRMLTYGTTTAEAKSGYGLDLEHELKMLRAIRTVDSSHAIDLVPTALPAHTIPVEYRSRPSDYVDLVCHEILPAVAREKLAVFNDIFVESGAFSIAWAERIQSAAASLGFGLRFHVDQLSPMKGTELAVRLGAISADHLDFISDDGIRCLADSTTIGVLIPGVSYFLDCTQRPPARRMIEAGVAVALATDCNPGSNMCESMTQTMNQACVLYRMSPEEALTAATVNAAWSLQRADRIGSLSVGKQCDCVIWDTDDYRDLSYHYGVNLAVHVIKNGMRAAP, from the coding sequence ATGATCAGAGCCGATCTCGTCATTTACGGCGCCCGGCAACTGGTGACGCTCGCGGACGTGACAGTCCCGCCGGGACCGCGTCGCGGACACGATCTGGCGGAGTTGTCGGTTATCGAACAGGGAGCGCTGGCTGCCAGGGACGGCAAGATTGTATGGATCGGACCCGCCGACGCACTGCCCCGTCAGGTTTCCCAATTGTCGGGCTGTGGTGTCTTCGACGCCACCGGGCATGTCGTCACGCCCGGACTCGTCGATCCCCACACTCATCTGGTCTTCGCCCGCGGACGCGCCGTCGAGTTCTCCCAGCGGGCCGCGGGGAAAAGTTACAGCGAGATTGCCCAGGCGGGGGGAGGGATCGCCCGCTCGGTGGCCGACCTCAGAGCCGGTGCGTTCGACGAGCTGTGTCGCAACGCCGGAAAGATTGCATCCCGGATGTTGACTTACGGAACGACAACCGCTGAAGCAAAGAGCGGGTACGGCCTGGATCTGGAACATGAACTGAAGATGTTGCGCGCCATCCGAACCGTGGACTCGTCCCACGCGATCGATCTCGTGCCGACGGCATTGCCCGCGCACACCATCCCCGTCGAGTACCGGAGCAGACCGTCCGACTATGTCGATCTCGTCTGCCATGAAATCCTGCCGGCGGTTGCACGTGAGAAGCTGGCTGTGTTCAATGATATTTTTGTCGAATCCGGCGCCTTCAGCATCGCTTGGGCCGAACGCATCCAGTCAGCCGCTGCCTCGCTCGGATTCGGACTCCGGTTTCATGTCGATCAACTCAGCCCGATGAAGGGTACCGAACTGGCGGTGCGGCTGGGGGCTATCTCTGCCGACCACCTCGATTTCATCTCCGACGATGGAATCCGGTGCCTCGCCGACAGCACGACGATCGGTGTACTGATCCCCGGGGTCTCTTATTTTCTGGATTGCACGCAGCGTCCCCCGGCGCGGCGCATGATCGAAGCCGGTGTCGCCGTTGCGCTGGCGACCGACTGCAACCCCGGCAGCAACATGTGCGAATCGATGACGCAGACGATGAATCAGGCATGTGTTCTCTACAGAATGTCTCCCGAGGAAGCGCTCACCGCCGCGACCGTCAACGCCGCATGGTCGCTTCAGCGTGCCGATCGCATCGGCTCGCTGTCGGTCGGGAAACAATGCGATTGTGTGATATGGGATACCGACGATTACCGGGATTTATCCTATCATTACGGCGTGAATCTCGCGGTTCATGTCATCAAGAACGGGATGCGCGCGGCCCCATGA
- a CDS encoding LptE family protein — protein MSRTTALCSCVAATGLMALGCAPYSFTGGRTALVNSVHVSVFENETPEFGIEEALTKGIIEGFLDDNQIRVVEPTAAEAILSGRVVQYERRAYTFDETDRVTEYIVEIWVTANLAKQGSGGPESIWSIERQRGFGIYNADNEDEQAGQQRAIDKIGEDLLNRTIKSW, from the coding sequence ATGAGTCGGACAACGGCACTGTGCTCCTGTGTAGCGGCGACCGGCCTGATGGCGCTGGGTTGTGCGCCGTACTCCTTCACCGGCGGACGGACCGCGCTGGTCAATAGCGTCCATGTCAGCGTCTTCGAAAACGAAACTCCCGAATTCGGAATCGAGGAAGCGCTCACGAAGGGAATTATCGAGGGATTCTTAGACGACAATCAAATTCGTGTCGTCGAACCCACCGCCGCCGAGGCGATCCTATCCGGACGGGTCGTTCAGTATGAACGTCGCGCCTATACTTTCGACGAGACGGACCGCGTCACCGAATATATCGTCGAAATCTGGGTCACGGCGAATCTTGCCAAACAAGGGAGCGGCGGGCCCGAATCGATCTGGAGCATCGAACGCCAGCGCGGGTTCGGCATCTACAACGCCGACAACGAGGACGAACAGGCCGGACAGCAGCGCGCCATCGACAAGATCGGCGAGGACCTGCTCAACCGCACGATCAAGAGCTGGTGA
- a CDS encoding PorV/PorQ family protein, which produces MTNPRVPCKQLLLALSLTAAAAGVSARSWAAEPGKAGYLFLTVGPDARAEGMGGAQTAVADGLSAISYNPASLADARPRDWTLSYTNWVTDIQSGFMAAAIPIGSGLMMAAGIQYFDYGDFDGFDGDGVASGQFGASDFSGALTVAGRVGAPAAWGVTGRFISESIDSESSTGFALDAGARYELGDGRTRVGASIRHLGSQTKALGGGKKDDLPVTGTFGIAHRLRGAPLLAALDIVKPSDDDFGFLGGLEFAGLKPLTLRAGYNSLTGQIETGSGRDDLAGFSIGIGILLRGMMLDYAYGSLSVLGDSHRFGLRSAI; this is translated from the coding sequence ATGACGAATCCTCGAGTACCGTGTAAGCAGTTGCTGCTGGCGCTATCGCTGACCGCAGCAGCAGCCGGCGTTTCAGCGCGCTCATGGGCTGCCGAACCCGGAAAGGCCGGTTATCTCTTCCTGACAGTCGGTCCGGATGCCCGCGCCGAAGGAATGGGAGGCGCCCAGACCGCAGTTGCCGATGGTCTCTCTGCGATCAGCTACAACCCGGCATCTCTGGCCGATGCCCGGCCGCGCGACTGGACTTTGTCCTACACCAACTGGGTCACAGACATCCAGAGTGGGTTCATGGCCGCCGCAATACCGATTGGATCGGGCCTGATGATGGCGGCCGGCATTCAATACTTTGATTACGGCGATTTTGACGGTTTCGACGGAGATGGCGTGGCGTCCGGACAGTTCGGCGCATCCGACTTCTCTGGGGCGCTGACTGTGGCCGGTCGGGTCGGCGCGCCGGCTGCCTGGGGCGTAACGGGCCGGTTCATCAGCGAATCGATCGACAGCGAATCGTCAACGGGTTTTGCGCTCGATGCCGGGGCGCGATATGAGTTGGGCGACGGACGCACACGCGTTGGCGCATCGATTCGCCACTTGGGATCGCAAACAAAGGCGCTCGGCGGCGGGAAGAAGGATGACCTGCCGGTGACTGGTACATTCGGAATTGCCCATCGGCTGCGAGGCGCGCCGCTCCTCGCCGCGCTGGATATTGTCAAACCCAGCGACGATGACTTCGGATTTCTGGGTGGACTGGAATTTGCCGGTCTGAAACCGTTGACTCTTCGTGCAGGATACAATTCTCTGACCGGACAAATCGAGACCGGTTCGGGCCGCGACGATCTGGCAGGGTTCAGCATCGGCATCGGTATCCTGCTGCGCGGCATGATGCTCGACTATGCCTATGGTTCGCTCTCTGTGCTGGGCGACTCACACCGGTTCGGGCTGCGCTCGGCGATCTAA
- a CDS encoding GNAT family N-acetyltransferase: MNDERRIEIAALRPGHLTALIELWTQSGLEVRRGGRDAPAELQRQLSRNPEGFIGAFVAGRLVGFVLATDDDRRGWINRLAVHPDYRRQRLARRLIAAAEDVLKRRGMRIMAALIDDENIASIATFTAAGYVDMPDVTYYSKRDDPDV, encoded by the coding sequence TTGAACGACGAGAGACGAATCGAGATCGCCGCCCTTCGGCCCGGCCACCTGACCGCGCTCATCGAATTGTGGACACAGTCAGGTCTGGAAGTCCGTCGGGGCGGTCGTGACGCGCCGGCGGAATTGCAGCGACAATTGTCGCGCAATCCCGAGGGGTTTATCGGCGCGTTTGTTGCGGGGCGGCTCGTCGGTTTCGTGCTGGCAACCGATGATGACCGTCGCGGCTGGATCAACCGTCTGGCGGTGCATCCCGATTACCGGAGACAGCGGCTCGCACGGCGGCTGATTGCCGCCGCAGAAGACGTGTTGAAACGACGGGGAATGAGGATCATGGCCGCCCTCATTGATGATGAAAACATTGCGTCCATCGCGACATTCACCGCCGCGGGATACGTCGATATGCCCGATGTCACCTACTACTCCAAGCGGGACGACCCGGATGTCTGA
- a CDS encoding DUF2723 domain-containing protein, with translation METHDRSGCGDAAATDDDSKAPEELPSIQKSPWHSPRRSQLESRIALGAVLVALLASRWMTHADYLLHLDAGCFARALTQFDLSALSPHPPGYVLFVLLGRLARLIANDANHAYLIVNVATQVGTVLILFRLLRASLDTLSTTLAVAIVIFHPLFWYYGTTTSIYATEVFLAVAIIGALDDDHRHPSSRCLGFLGFLWTFVGGIRPTTVLFLGPVFLDHLWHRRRDGRGVLLALMMSIVGATMWVVPLMIMSGGSSAYVDATGEYFDHFLTASSIFFADDASVALKYGMVTGLAFALLLMPLAPMVIAGYRRRRVLVIDSGVASSRFLLLWSLPALGFFLLLHMGQHGYALWFLAPLVIYLVTRSALASTRAQSPWACRWPLLATLVLEFGWYLGAPALVKNYPKMADASFLNDRANWKYLLGKAYRIQSDFSLNGVRLWENITRGYLEALLQYAPDSVLFIEHSYRETNAWLLVEHAPEYTFLARRMKTAEWAILGGQLEGLVVEAEDGETRLYVPSPVRAVLLMDEGFGAVWPRRVESPRLTQCGKSLYLFSRGDTVELPDLHLILGDIHFTAPSMLNAGPQDQ, from the coding sequence TTGGAAACGCACGACAGGTCAGGCTGCGGGGATGCGGCCGCGACGGATGATGACTCTAAGGCGCCGGAGGAATTGCCCTCGATTCAAAAAAGTCCTTGGCACTCACCACGCAGATCGCAACTCGAATCCCGTATCGCATTGGGTGCGGTGCTCGTGGCGCTGCTGGCTTCGCGGTGGATGACGCATGCGGATTACCTGTTGCACCTAGATGCGGGCTGTTTCGCTCGTGCCCTGACGCAGTTTGATCTGTCGGCGCTCAGTCCTCATCCGCCGGGGTATGTGCTGTTTGTCTTGCTCGGTCGGCTGGCGCGGCTCATTGCGAACGATGCCAATCACGCGTACCTGATCGTGAATGTCGCAACGCAAGTCGGAACAGTCCTGATTCTCTTTCGCCTGCTGCGTGCTTCACTGGACACACTGTCGACGACCCTTGCCGTCGCGATTGTCATTTTTCACCCGCTGTTCTGGTATTACGGCACGACGACATCCATCTACGCGACGGAAGTGTTTCTTGCGGTGGCGATCATCGGCGCCTTAGACGATGATCACAGACATCCATCATCCCGGTGCCTGGGGTTCCTTGGCTTTCTGTGGACATTCGTGGGAGGGATCAGGCCAACAACTGTATTATTTCTTGGGCCGGTATTCCTCGATCACTTATGGCATCGTCGTCGCGACGGTCGAGGAGTTTTGTTGGCGCTTATGATGTCCATAGTTGGTGCCACGATGTGGGTTGTCCCGCTGATGATAATGTCAGGCGGGAGCAGCGCATACGTCGACGCCACTGGAGAGTACTTCGATCACTTTCTGACTGCCAGTTCAATCTTTTTTGCCGACGATGCGTCAGTCGCACTGAAGTACGGAATGGTAACCGGACTAGCATTCGCACTTTTGCTGATGCCGCTTGCTCCGATGGTCATCGCTGGATACCGACGTAGGCGAGTATTGGTGATCGACTCCGGCGTTGCGTCGTCTCGATTCCTCCTGCTGTGGAGTCTTCCGGCACTCGGCTTCTTTCTCTTGCTGCATATGGGGCAGCACGGTTACGCGCTGTGGTTTCTCGCGCCGCTCGTCATCTACCTGGTCACTCGTAGTGCCTTGGCATCCACGCGAGCGCAATCGCCTTGGGCATGTCGTTGGCCTCTTCTGGCGACACTCGTGCTTGAATTTGGATGGTACCTGGGAGCGCCGGCGCTCGTTAAGAATTATCCGAAGATGGCGGACGCGTCCTTCCTGAACGACCGCGCCAATTGGAAGTATCTTCTTGGTAAGGCCTACCGCATTCAATCGGACTTTTCGTTGAACGGCGTGCGACTTTGGGAGAATATAACACGGGGTTACCTTGAAGCTCTTCTGCAATATGCGCCGGACAGCGTTCTGTTCATTGAGCACAGTTACCGGGAGACCAATGCCTGGCTGCTGGTCGAACATGCCCCGGAATACACGTTTTTGGCCCGGCGGATGAAAACTGCCGAGTGGGCTATCCTCGGCGGCCAGTTGGAGGGTTTGGTTGTTGAGGCAGAGGACGGCGAAACGCGACTGTACGTACCGAGTCCGGTGCGAGCGGTACTGCTCATGGATGAGGGCTTTGGGGCCGTTTGGCCTCGTCGCGTGGAGTCTCCTCGACTCACTCAGTGCGGAAAGAGCCTGTATCTCTTTTCACGGGGCGACACCGTCGAGTTGCCTGACCTCCATCTCATTCTTGGGGATATCCACTTCACGGCTCCAAGCATGTTGAACGCCGGCCCCCAGGATCAATGA
- a CDS encoding sodium-dependent transporter — MSADHKHHTEQWGTRLGVILAVSGSAVGLGNFLRFPGQAAANGGGAFMIPYFCALLLVGIPIGWAEWTMGRYGGLKGLHSAPSILGVFAKGGIGRYLGVIGVLIPLAVSFYYTYIEAWCLGYFWQYISGGMGIDAAAPIAEQTARAAEFYSDFTGRGQNGVIAGGSLATFVFWVVTFGINIWLVFRGISRGIEKFVSWAMPIMAVCAVIVLIRVLTLGTPDPAHPEQSVVNGLGYMWNPDFKALGNPQTWLAAAGQIFFSLSVGFGVIINYASYMKRKDDVVLSGLTASATNELFEVGFGGLITLTAAFVFLGTSNIIGAVQGGTFGLGFTTLPVVFAHMGPIGNIIGAIWFLMLFLAAVTSSISMYQPALAFIRESLGWNRLRATTLMVGICVVGSALVMYYSRDGLFWSTIDDWVGTFLIFVLAMVQIICFSWVFGIDRGMKLAHQGSHAKIPRAYRFIMKYVTPTYLVVVFIAFCWSNLGSWVGSIFADVDRPYAPGLRQGAMILIAGVTILLVILTRIGEKRWRAAGLDIDGKKDD, encoded by the coding sequence ATGTCCGCTGACCACAAGCATCACACTGAACAGTGGGGAACCCGGCTCGGCGTGATCCTTGCCGTCTCGGGATCCGCTGTCGGCCTGGGGAACTTTCTGCGTTTCCCCGGCCAGGCAGCGGCCAACGGTGGTGGGGCATTCATGATCCCGTATTTCTGCGCCCTGCTGCTTGTTGGCATCCCGATCGGCTGGGCGGAGTGGACGATGGGACGCTACGGCGGACTGAAGGGCCTGCACTCGGCGCCGTCGATTCTGGGGGTGTTTGCCAAGGGCGGCATAGGACGGTATTTGGGTGTCATCGGTGTGCTCATTCCTTTGGCAGTGTCGTTCTACTACACCTACATCGAGGCATGGTGCCTTGGCTATTTCTGGCAGTATATCTCCGGTGGCATGGGAATCGACGCGGCCGCGCCGATCGCCGAGCAGACGGCGCGCGCCGCGGAGTTCTACTCGGATTTCACGGGTCGCGGGCAAAACGGCGTCATCGCGGGCGGGTCGCTGGCGACGTTCGTGTTTTGGGTGGTCACGTTCGGCATCAATATCTGGCTCGTGTTCCGTGGCATTTCCCGCGGTATCGAGAAGTTCGTCAGTTGGGCCATGCCGATCATGGCCGTCTGCGCGGTGATCGTCCTGATTCGCGTCCTGACGCTCGGGACACCCGACCCCGCGCATCCCGAGCAGAGCGTTGTTAACGGTCTTGGGTATATGTGGAATCCCGACTTCAAAGCGCTGGGGAATCCGCAGACATGGCTGGCCGCAGCCGGGCAGATTTTTTTCAGCTTGTCGGTGGGATTCGGCGTCATCATCAACTACGCATCGTACATGAAGCGTAAAGACGATGTCGTTCTCTCCGGATTGACTGCGTCGGCCACCAACGAACTCTTTGAAGTGGGATTTGGCGGATTGATCACGCTGACTGCCGCATTCGTGTTTCTCGGCACGTCCAACATCATCGGCGCAGTGCAGGGCGGGACGTTCGGGCTCGGCTTTACGACGCTCCCGGTGGTATTCGCCCACATGGGACCGATCGGCAACATCATCGGCGCCATCTGGTTTCTGATGCTGTTTTTGGCGGCGGTGACCAGCTCCATCTCCATGTATCAGCCCGCATTGGCGTTCATTCGCGAGTCGCTGGGATGGAATCGGCTACGCGCAACGACTCTGATGGTCGGCATCTGTGTCGTTGGCTCAGCGCTGGTGATGTACTACAGCCGCGATGGCTTGTTCTGGTCCACCATCGACGACTGGGTCGGTACGTTCCTGATTTTTGTTCTGGCCATGGTACAGATCATTTGCTTCAGTTGGGTGTTCGGCATTGACCGTGGGATGAAGCTCGCCCACCAGGGATCGCACGCAAAGATTCCCCGCGCGTATCGATTTATCATGAAGTATGTGACGCCGACTTATCTGGTCGTGGTCTTCATCGCGTTCTGCTGGAGCAACCTCGGTTCCTGGGTCGGTTCGATCTTCGCTGATGTCGATCGGCCGTATGCTCCGGGACTGCGGCAAGGGGCGATGATCCTGATTGCCGGCGTGACGATCCTACTGGTCATTCTGACACGGATCGGCGAGAAACGTTGGCGGGCAGCCGGGCTCGACATCGACGGGAAAAAGGACGATTAG
- a CDS encoding nucleotidyltransferase family protein codes for MIRIDYDRQRLTAFCVRNHIRRLAFFGSVTRDDFGPGSDVDVLVEFAPGKTPGLAFFRMQDELSELLGRRANLNTVGFLGPYSREQVIHESVPVYDAA; via the coding sequence ATGATCCGCATCGACTACGACCGTCAGAGACTGACGGCATTCTGCGTGCGCAATCACATCCGGCGATTGGCGTTCTTTGGTTCGGTGACGCGCGACGACTTCGGGCCCGGCAGCGATGTTGACGTACTCGTCGAATTCGCGCCGGGGAAAACACCGGGCCTGGCATTCTTTCGCATGCAGGACGAATTGTCGGAATTGCTGGGTCGACGGGCTAACCTGAATACCGTCGGGTTTCTCGGTCCGTACTCTCGTGAGCAGGTGATCCACGAATCGGTACCGGTGTATGACGCGGCATGA
- a CDS encoding DinB family protein, translated as MNTDPLSWADYRPWLRAVLDEYARAIRDLEGVLKPVTPDRYVARTELSDEEFPSMREIMWHVIGAANRYVDYINDALDKTDRGMQKHEYAFESTQAAAASLGTAFGRMVEVLGRVRDKTDEDLQPIVFRTRWGQNYDIEQMLEHAIVHILRHRRQLERWLVAAPA; from the coding sequence ATGAACACCGATCCATTGAGCTGGGCCGACTATCGTCCGTGGCTGCGCGCCGTCCTCGATGAGTACGCGCGGGCGATACGTGACCTCGAAGGAGTTCTAAAACCCGTGACCCCCGACCGCTATGTCGCACGGACCGAACTCTCCGATGAAGAGTTTCCGTCGATGCGGGAGATCATGTGGCATGTCATCGGCGCCGCCAACCGCTATGTCGACTACATCAATGACGCCCTCGACAAAACCGACCGCGGCATGCAAAAACACGAGTATGCCTTCGAATCGACACAGGCAGCGGCCGCATCGCTCGGGACTGCTTTCGGACGGATGGTCGAGGTTCTGGGCAGGGTGCGCGACAAAACCGACGAAGATCTCCAGCCCATTGTCTTTCGTACCCGGTGGGGTCAGAATTATGATATCGAGCAGATGCTGGAGCATGCCATCGTGCACATCCTGCGTCATCGCCGCCAGCTCGAGCGCTGGCTGGTCGCCGCACCGGCATAG